A portion of the Bubalus kerabau isolate K-KA32 ecotype Philippines breed swamp buffalo chromosome 1, PCC_UOA_SB_1v2, whole genome shotgun sequence genome contains these proteins:
- the MCAT gene encoding malonyl-CoA-acyl carrier protein transacylase, mitochondrial, with translation MSVRVARAARAWARSASGRRGSSNCPRPPPAAVDVAALLRDATAADGGSQDAEAAAGRREPGQCSVLLFPGQGSQVVGMGRGLLRYPRVRELYDAARRVLGYDLLELSLRGPQEALDRTVHCQPAVFVASLAAVEKLHHLQPAVIENCVAAAGFSVGEFAALVFAGAMEFSEGLYAVKIRAEAMQEASEAVPSGMLSVLGQRQSKFAIACLEAQEHCKTQGIENPVCEVSNYLFPDCRVISGHLEALQFLQKNSSKYHFRRTRMLPVSGGFHTRLMEPAVEPLVQVLKAIDVKKPLVSVHSNVDGNRYMHPKHIQKLLAQQVVSPVKWEQTMHAIYERRKGTAFPQTFEVGPGKQLGAILRSCNLQAWRSYSHVEVLEAGEDPEEPL, from the exons CGTGGCGGCGCTGCTGCGAGATGCGACCGCGGCGGACGGAGGGTCCCAGGACGCGGAGGCGGCGGCGGGACGGCGGGAGCCGGGCCAGTGCTCGGTGCTGCTCTTCCCCGGCCAGGGCAGCCAGGTGGTGGGCATGGGCCGCGGGCTGCTCCGCTACCCGCGCGTTCGCGAGCTTTACGACGCCGCCCGCCGTGTGCTCGGCTACGACCTGCTGGAGCTGAGCTTGCGCGGGCCGCAGGAGGCCCTGGACCGCACCGTGCACTGCCAGCCCGCCGTCTTCGTGGCTTCGCTGGCCGCCGTGGAGAAACTACATCACCTGCAGCCCGCG GTTATTGAGaactgtgttgctgctgctggatTCAGTGTGGGAGAATTTGCAGCCCTAGTGTTTGCTGGGGCCATGGAATTTTCTGAAG GTCTGTACGCAGTGAAAATTCGAGCTGAGGCCATGCAGGAAGCCTCGGAAGCCGTGCCCAGTGGCATGTTGTCCGTCCTCGGCCAGCGTCAGTCCAAGTTCGCCATCGCCTGTCTGGAAGCCCAGGAACACTGCAAGACTCAGGGCATAGAGAACCCCGTGTGCGAGGTGTCCAACTACCTCTTTCCTGACTGCAGGGTGATCTCGGGACACCTGGAG GCTCTGCAGTTTCTCCAGAAGAATTCCTCTAAGTATCACTTCAGACGCACCAGGATGTTGCCGGTTAGCGGTGGGTTCCACACCCGCCTCATGGAGCCGGCCGTGGAGCCCCTGGTGCAAGTGTTAAAGGCAATTGATGTCAAGAAGCCCCTGGTGTCCGTGCACTCGAACGTCGATGGGaacagatacatgcatcccaaacACATCCAGAAGCTGCTGGCGCAGCAGGTGGTCTCGCCAGTGAAGTGGGAGCAGACGATGCACGCCATATACGAGAGGAGGAAGGGCACCGCGTTCCCCCAGACGTTCGAGGTGGGGCCTGGGAAGCAGCTGGGCGCCATCCTGAGGAGCTGTAACCTGCAGGCCTGGAGGTCCTACAGCCACGTGGAGGTGCTGGAGGCCGGCGAGGACCCAGAGGAGCCGCTGTAG